The Planctomycetaceae bacterium genome has a window encoding:
- a CDS encoding 3-deoxy-D-manno-octulosonic acid transferase, with translation MSYLLDAIYATGLVAASPIWLYKMIRHGRYREDIGQRFGAVPRRYGLQPVIWIHGVSLGEVNAARTLVAQLHSQLPDYRVVVSTSTETGMAAARRLYEPDHLVFRWPLDFSSAVGVALDRIRPAMVVLMEGEAWPNFLAACNKRGIPAVIVNGRMSPDKGYPGYKRLGSLATKLFNRLTAIGVQDESYAQRFRSLGVDPSKIRVTGMMKFDSIGTDVKPAGTDVLAAAMGIGPADKLIVAGGTGPGEEQIVLDIFARLKNKHPDARLAIVPRRPERFDEVAAQVSAAGMGIIRRSEHPDDKPAADAGAVILGDTMGELRKFYALAHAIFVGRSLAPMGGSDMIEAAALGKAVAFGPHTFNFPQADALAANGCFRIADAQSLEVLLDRLLSHPAEARSAGETARAYVLGQQGATRRNVEMICDILGRVPAAGEGDIATDKIQTAR, from the coding sequence ATGAGCTATCTTCTTGACGCCATCTACGCCACCGGCCTGGTCGCCGCCAGCCCGATCTGGCTCTATAAGATGATCCGCCATGGGCGGTATCGCGAGGATATCGGCCAGCGGTTTGGCGCGGTGCCGCGGCGGTACGGGCTCCAGCCGGTGATCTGGATTCATGGCGTGAGCCTGGGCGAGGTCAACGCCGCCCGAACGCTTGTGGCGCAGCTGCACTCCCAGCTTCCGGATTATCGCGTCGTCGTATCAACCAGCACCGAGACGGGCATGGCCGCGGCACGCAGACTCTACGAGCCCGACCACCTGGTCTTCCGCTGGCCGCTGGATTTCTCCTCCGCCGTCGGGGTGGCCTTGGACCGCATCCGCCCGGCAATGGTCGTGCTGATGGAAGGCGAAGCGTGGCCGAACTTTCTCGCCGCGTGCAACAAGCGGGGGATTCCCGCGGTGATCGTCAACGGGCGAATGAGCCCTGACAAAGGCTATCCCGGCTACAAGAGGCTCGGTTCGCTGGCGACGAAGCTGTTCAATCGCCTGACGGCCATCGGCGTGCAGGACGAGAGCTATGCCCAGCGCTTCCGCTCGCTGGGCGTGGACCCTTCCAAGATCCGCGTGACGGGGATGATGAAGTTCGACAGCATCGGCACGGACGTGAAACCCGCGGGCACTGACGTCCTGGCCGCGGCGATGGGAATAGGTCCCGCCGACAAGCTGATCGTGGCCGGCGGCACCGGCCCGGGCGAAGAACAGATCGTTCTGGACATCTTTGCCCGCCTGAAGAACAAGCATCCCGATGCGCGCCTGGCGATCGTGCCGCGCAGACCCGAGCGGTTCGACGAAGTCGCCGCCCAGGTATCCGCTGCGGGCATGGGCATCATCCGCCGCAGCGAACATCCCGACGATAAACCCGCCGCCGACGCCGGCGCCGTTATCCTTGGCGACACGATGGGCGAATTGCGAAAGTTCTACGCCCTGGCACACGCCATTTTTGTCGGGCGCTCGCTGGCGCCGATGGGCGGGTCGGACATGATCGAGGCCGCCGCTCTGGGCAAGGCGGTGGCGTTCGGTCCGCACACGTTCAACTTTCCCCAGGCCGACGCCCTGGCGGCCAACGGGTGCTTCCGCATCGCCGATGCGCAATCGCTGGAGGTTCTGCTGGACCGCCTGCTGTCACATCCCGCCGAGGCGCGGAGCGCCGGCGAAACGGCGCGCGCCTATGTCCTGGGTCAACAAGGCGCAACCCGCCGCAACGTCGAGATGATCTGCGACATCCTCGGCCGCGTCCCCGCCGCCGGCGAAGGCGACATTGCCACAGACAAGATTCAAACCGCGCGGTAA
- a CDS encoding MazG nucleotide pyrophosphohydrolase domain-containing protein yields the protein MTIRQFQDFIREKYYPTDSKRGTPATFLWFIEEVGELATALAGNDHVNKEEEFADVFAWLCTLANINDVDLTKAIEKYTVRGKPGFK from the coding sequence ATGACCATCCGCCAGTTCCAGGACTTCATCCGCGAAAAGTACTATCCCACCGACTCCAAGCGAGGCACGCCGGCGACCTTCCTGTGGTTCATCGAGGAAGTCGGCGAACTGGCCACCGCCCTGGCCGGCAACGACCACGTGAACAAGGAAGAAGAGTTCGCCGACGTCTTTGCCTGGCTATGCACCCTGGCCAATATCAACGACGTGGACCTGACCAAGGCGATTGAGAAATACACGGTGCGAGGGAAGCCCGGGTTCAAATGA
- a CDS encoding tetratricopeptide repeat protein has product MISMRSRLCRVGAGAVLAAVLFVAVPAAAMAAATQPTSTSAATRRVGATTQPVADNTLDGCWKLHMSGRYDQAATGYRRLASAPEQAVSASIGLAYALSAQGQYAQAQDALQACSAAGAARAEWHLALGEVQEAVGQYEQALEHAVAAGKLKTDWAQAIWLQGRLLETLGRRDQAKAVYAGVDRILAGDAYRNDAPALTALGQILDRHAILSARKASEQAPNILHNYLQEAYQKADATYWPANLAAGMFMLSKHRPEGAAAEFALALKINPKAADAMVGMGIIALEQWQFERAIQMAEQALKVNPNFANALVLKAVVMMQWRKFDQVQPLLDAALKVNPNHIETLSLAAALAIRTNQPAQAQPFIDRVAKVNPRCADLPQTIGQWLSAARQFTAAEKYLRQAADLAPEQAEPLITLGLLYMQTGAEDKAREIFAKAHEIDDYRSDVVNYLGVLGDMEKFAVKETAHFIIKVDPKHDAVLLDQVAAYMEEIYPEITGDFAYKPAEKTLIEFFPLHRQFSIRITGKAWIGTVGASTGNVIVMVAPNKQRSEFGTYNWATVLRHEYTHTVTLAATNNLIPHWFTEACAVWQQPDRRNYDAVNMLVFATRQGRLMPIRELDWGFIRPKRSGDRSLAYAQAEWTMEYIIAKYKFDTVVQMLQAFRDGLTQAQVFQKVLKTTEAKFDDEFRAYAKADIQKWGFSLEPPVDLKKAAALLAINPVNAAAHAQVAKGHYELGNLPAALDAAKKALSYNPAEKTALAVLASVLAAQKNYAEAETVARKLEAVDKDSRTAPYVLANAYVGLRKWSQAIVALETLKLRRPLYPHSYQELARLYRQLGQDEKALPNLIELHRRTMNDPQYARQIAEICIAADKTDQALSYLRQVAQINPYEISAYESMAAIYRQVGQFDKAIEAIDNVCTLQPESADAWAKMAMMRFLAARATRDVQGLRQAREAAEKSLAIDKDSQARQVLALIDQTLQEIQRPQ; this is encoded by the coding sequence ATGATCTCCATGCGATCGCGCCTGTGCCGCGTTGGGGCCGGGGCCGTTCTGGCCGCGGTGCTGTTTGTTGCCGTGCCGGCGGCTGCGATGGCCGCCGCTACGCAGCCGACGTCGACCAGTGCGGCTACCAGGCGCGTCGGGGCAACGACGCAGCCCGTCGCCGATAACACCCTCGATGGCTGCTGGAAGCTCCACATGTCCGGCCGCTACGACCAGGCCGCCACAGGGTACCGACGGTTGGCCTCTGCGCCTGAGCAGGCCGTCTCGGCGTCTATCGGCTTGGCGTATGCCCTGAGTGCCCAGGGGCAATATGCGCAGGCGCAGGATGCCCTGCAGGCCTGCAGCGCCGCCGGGGCCGCCCGTGCCGAGTGGCACTTGGCGCTGGGCGAAGTGCAGGAGGCTGTCGGACAGTACGAGCAGGCGCTCGAACACGCCGTGGCCGCGGGCAAGCTCAAAACCGACTGGGCGCAGGCGATCTGGCTGCAGGGGCGGCTGCTCGAAACGCTGGGGCGCAGGGATCAGGCCAAGGCCGTCTACGCCGGCGTCGACCGGATCCTCGCCGGCGATGCATACCGCAATGATGCCCCGGCGCTGACGGCCCTGGGGCAGATTCTCGACCGCCACGCCATTCTCAGCGCCCGCAAGGCCAGCGAGCAGGCGCCCAACATCCTGCACAACTATCTGCAGGAAGCCTACCAGAAGGCCGACGCGACGTACTGGCCGGCCAACCTGGCCGCGGGCATGTTCATGCTCAGCAAGCACCGCCCCGAGGGCGCGGCGGCGGAGTTCGCCCTGGCGTTGAAGATCAATCCCAAGGCCGCCGACGCGATGGTCGGCATGGGGATCATCGCCTTGGAGCAGTGGCAGTTCGAGCGGGCGATCCAGATGGCCGAGCAGGCGCTCAAGGTCAACCCCAACTTCGCAAACGCCCTGGTGCTCAAGGCCGTCGTGATGATGCAGTGGCGCAAGTTCGACCAGGTGCAGCCGCTGCTCGACGCGGCGCTGAAGGTCAACCCCAACCACATCGAGACCCTCAGCCTCGCTGCCGCGCTGGCGATTCGCACCAATCAGCCCGCCCAGGCCCAGCCGTTTATCGACCGCGTCGCGAAGGTAAACCCGCGATGCGCCGACCTGCCCCAGACGATCGGCCAGTGGCTCTCGGCCGCCAGGCAGTTCACCGCCGCGGAAAAGTATCTGCGCCAGGCGGCTGATCTTGCTCCCGAGCAGGCCGAGCCGCTGATCACGCTGGGCCTGCTGTACATGCAGACCGGGGCCGAGGACAAGGCCCGCGAGATCTTCGCCAAGGCCCACGAGATCGACGACTACCGTAGCGACGTGGTGAACTACCTGGGCGTCCTGGGCGACATGGAGAAGTTCGCCGTCAAGGAGACCGCCCACTTCATCATCAAGGTCGACCCCAAACACGACGCGGTGCTGCTGGACCAGGTCGCCGCGTACATGGAGGAGATCTACCCCGAAATCACCGGTGACTTCGCCTACAAGCCCGCCGAAAAAACGCTCATCGAATTCTTCCCGCTGCACCGCCAGTTCTCCATCCGCATCACCGGCAAGGCCTGGATCGGCACCGTCGGGGCCAGTACCGGAAACGTCATCGTGATGGTCGCCCCCAACAAGCAGCGCAGCGAGTTCGGCACGTATAACTGGGCCACCGTCCTGCGGCACGAGTACACCCACACCGTGACGCTGGCGGCCACCAATAACCTCATCCCGCACTGGTTCACCGAGGCCTGCGCCGTCTGGCAGCAGCCGGATCGGCGAAACTACGACGCGGTGAACATGCTGGTGTTCGCGACGCGCCAGGGGCGCCTGATGCCCATCCGCGAGCTGGACTGGGGGTTCATCCGTCCCAAACGCAGCGGCGACCGCTCGCTGGCGTACGCCCAGGCCGAGTGGACGATGGAATACATCATCGCCAAGTACAAGTTTGACACCGTGGTTCAGATGCTCCAGGCCTTCCGCGACGGTCTGACGCAGGCGCAGGTCTTCCAGAAGGTGCTTAAGACAACCGAGGCGAAGTTCGACGACGAGTTCCGCGCCTACGCCAAGGCTGACATCCAGAAGTGGGGCTTCTCGCTCGAGCCGCCCGTTGACCTCAAGAAGGCCGCCGCTTTGCTGGCGATCAACCCCGTCAACGCCGCCGCCCATGCCCAGGTCGCCAAGGGTCACTACGAACTGGGCAACCTCCCCGCCGCCCTCGACGCGGCTAAAAAGGCGCTGTCGTACAACCCGGCGGAAAAGACCGCCCTGGCCGTGCTGGCGTCCGTGCTGGCGGCGCAGAAAAATTACGCCGAGGCCGAAACGGTCGCCCGGAAGCTTGAAGCCGTCGACAAGGACTCGCGGACGGCCCCGTACGTACTGGCCAACGCGTATGTGGGTCTGCGTAAGTGGAGCCAGGCCATCGTGGCCCTGGAGACCCTCAAGCTGCGCCGCCCGCTGTATCCGCACAGCTATCAGGAACTGGCACGCCTGTATCGCCAGCTTGGGCAGGACGAAAAGGCCCTGCCCAACCTTATAGAGCTGCACCGCCGCACGATGAACGACCCGCAATACGCCAGGCAGATCGCCGAGATCTGCATCGCCGCTGACAAGACCGACCAGGCCCTGTCCTACCTGCGCCAAGTGGCGCAGATCAATCCGTACGAGATCAGCGCCTACGAGTCGATGGCCGCGATCTACCGCCAGGTGGGCCAGTTCGACAAGGCCATCGAGGCCATCGACAACGTCTGCACGCTGCAGCCGGAGTCGGCCGACGCCTGGGCCAAGATGGCGATGATGCGATTCCTCGCCGCACGGGCGACCCGCGACGTCCAAGGGCTCCGGCAGGCCCGCGAGGCCGCAGAAAAATCGCTGGCTATCGACAAGGATTCGCAAGCCCGCCAGGTGCTCGCCTTGATCGACCAGACCCTGCAGGAAATCCAGAGACCCCAATGA
- a CDS encoding 4Fe-4S binding protein yields the protein MAYKITDACTACGSCSDSCPAEAIKEGDPIYMIEADACIDCGSCVDTCPNSAIVEDA from the coding sequence ATGGCGTATAAGATCACTGATGCCTGCACGGCCTGTGGCTCGTGCTCGGATAGCTGCCCTGCCGAAGCGATCAAGGAAGGCGACCCGATCTACATGATCGAGGCCGACGCCTGCATCGATTGCGGCAGTTGCGTCGACACCTGCCCCAATTCGGCCATTGTAGAAGACGCGTAG
- a CDS encoding HesA/MoeB/ThiF family protein: MSANDDARELLRYSRQVVFEPLGLTGQRRLAASRAVIVGVGGLGSWIAELLARAGAGFLRLVDNDRVELTNIHRQGLYDQAAAAAGVYKVDAAAARLAAINSAVAVEPVRQRLTKENVASLAGDVDLIVDGTDNFPTRFVLNDFAAMTGRPWVFAGVVGAQGQTMTIIPGRTACLRCIYDQPPPPCKDPTCAAAGVLGPAVAAIAAMAAIEALKILSGCSDQASPYLLKMDFWSGGVQRIDATAAAAGVPCRCCKQKLFDFLD; the protein is encoded by the coding sequence ATGTCTGCAAACGATGACGCTCGTGAACTCCTGCGCTACAGTAGGCAGGTGGTGTTTGAACCGCTGGGGCTGACCGGTCAGCGCCGGTTGGCGGCTTCGCGCGCGGTGATCGTGGGCGTGGGTGGGTTGGGGTCGTGGATCGCCGAGTTGCTCGCCCGTGCAGGGGCGGGCTTTCTGCGACTGGTCGACAATGACCGCGTCGAGTTGACGAACATTCATCGCCAGGGGCTTTACGATCAGGCCGCTGCGGCTGCGGGTGTATATAAGGTTGATGCGGCAGCGGCGCGGCTGGCGGCGATTAACTCGGCGGTGGCTGTCGAGCCGGTGCGGCAGCGGTTGACGAAGGAGAATGTCGCCTCGCTGGCGGGCGATGTGGATTTGATTGTCGATGGGACGGATAATTTTCCTACGCGGTTTGTGCTCAATGATTTTGCGGCCATGACGGGGCGGCCTTGGGTTTTCGCCGGCGTCGTCGGCGCGCAGGGGCAGACGATGACGATCATCCCCGGGCGCACGGCGTGCCTGCGGTGCATCTACGATCAGCCGCCCCCGCCGTGCAAAGATCCCACCTGTGCCGCGGCCGGCGTACTGGGCCCTGCCGTGGCGGCGATTGCGGCCATGGCCGCGATAGAGGCTCTGAAGATCCTTAGCGGCTGCAGCGACCAGGCCAGCCCGTACCTGCTGAAGATGGACTTCTGGAGCGGCGGCGTGCAGCGCATCGACGCCACCGCCGCCGCGGCCGGAGTCCCCTGCCGTTGCTGCAAACAGAAACTCTTTGATTTCCTGGACTAG
- the cysK gene encoding cysteine synthase A: MGRILDDITQAIGNTPLVRVRKIIQSHATVLAKMESLNPMGSVKDRIGLAMIQAGECDGSITPGTLIVEPTSGNTGIALAFVCAARGYKCVLTMPDSMSIERRKVLRALGADLVLTPAAEGMPGAIHKAEELVKTTPRAFMPQQFNNPANPEIHRTTTAEEIWRDTDGKVDIFVAGVGTGGTLTGVAEVLKSRRPGVQIVAVEPAQSPVLAQARKGEALQPGPHKIQGIGAGFIPGVLNMDLVDEIMAVDHDAAIAMARRAAKDESLFVGISSGAALQAAAELAARKENKGKVIVAIMPSFGERYLSTALFEHLEG, translated from the coding sequence ATGGGCCGGATACTGGACGACATCACGCAGGCGATCGGCAACACGCCGCTCGTTCGCGTCCGCAAGATCATCCAAAGCCACGCCACCGTGCTGGCCAAGATGGAAAGCCTCAACCCGATGGGCTCGGTGAAGGACCGCATCGGCCTGGCGATGATCCAGGCTGGCGAGTGCGACGGGAGCATCACCCCCGGAACGCTGATCGTCGAGCCCACCAGCGGCAACACGGGCATCGCCCTGGCGTTCGTGTGCGCTGCCCGCGGGTACAAGTGCGTGCTGACCATGCCCGACTCGATGTCTATCGAGCGGCGCAAAGTCCTGCGGGCGCTGGGGGCCGACCTCGTGCTCACCCCGGCGGCAGAGGGCATGCCCGGGGCGATCCATAAGGCCGAGGAACTCGTCAAGACCACCCCGCGGGCGTTCATGCCCCAGCAGTTCAACAACCCGGCCAATCCCGAGATCCACCGCACCACTACGGCGGAAGAAATCTGGCGCGACACTGACGGCAAGGTCGACATCTTCGTCGCGGGCGTCGGCACCGGCGGAACGCTCACCGGCGTGGCCGAGGTGCTCAAGAGTCGCCGCCCGGGCGTGCAGATCGTGGCCGTCGAGCCCGCCCAGAGCCCCGTGCTCGCCCAGGCGCGCAAAGGTGAAGCACTCCAGCCCGGACCGCACAAGATCCAGGGCATCGGCGCCGGTTTCATCCCCGGCGTGCTGAACATGGACCTCGTTGACGAAATCATGGCGGTCGATCATGACGCCGCCATCGCCATGGCCCGCCGCGCCGCCAAGGACGAATCGCTCTTTGTGGGCATCAGTTCCGGCGCCGCCCTGCAGGCCGCGGCGGAACTCGCCGCCCGTAAGGAAAACAAGGGCAAGGTCATTGTGGCCATTATGCCCTCCTTCGGCGAGCGGTACCTCTCGACGGCGCTGTTCGAGCACCTGGAAGGTTGA
- a CDS encoding PHP domain-containing protein: MRRFVDLHAHSTASDGTLPPADLIAAAERAGLAAIALTDHDTIDGLPAARQASAALAEMKFVPGIEVSAQPPSGTLHILGLAFDEKAPSILALAEFLRSGRRERNPRIVEKLQQLGLGIDMDDVLEAVVEAGGGSGVIGSGGAGSGTSGSAHLVVSRTHIALAMLDKGYVATTAEAFDRYIGKGQPAYADRPRKSAAETIAAIRDGGGIAVLAHPMQLNCANSAQLERIVHDLKDSGLDAIEAYHSQHSPEQTRAFMKMAKRFGLAVTGGSDFHGAPKPDVSIGRPRVPLAALEETFLTRLFARS; this comes from the coding sequence GTGCGGCGGTTTGTCGATCTCCACGCTCACAGCACCGCCAGCGACGGCACGCTGCCTCCGGCAGACCTGATCGCCGCCGCCGAGCGCGCCGGGCTGGCGGCCATCGCCCTGACCGACCACGACACGATCGACGGACTCCCCGCGGCGCGACAGGCCTCTGCCGCCCTTGCAGAGATGAAGTTCGTGCCGGGCATCGAGGTCTCCGCCCAGCCGCCCTCGGGCACGCTGCACATCCTGGGCCTGGCGTTCGACGAGAAAGCCCCATCGATTCTTGCCCTTGCCGAGTTTCTCCGCAGCGGCAGGCGGGAGCGAAACCCGCGGATCGTGGAGAAATTGCAGCAGCTTGGCCTGGGCATCGACATGGACGACGTGCTCGAAGCGGTTGTGGAAGCGGGCGGCGGTTCCGGCGTCATTGGTTCCGGGGGAGCTGGTAGCGGGACCTCGGGCAGTGCGCACCTGGTCGTCAGTCGCACGCACATCGCCCTGGCGATGCTGGACAAAGGCTATGTCGCCACGACCGCCGAGGCCTTCGACAGGTACATCGGCAAAGGCCAACCCGCCTACGCCGATCGCCCGCGGAAAAGCGCCGCCGAGACGATCGCCGCCATCCGCGACGGCGGCGGCATTGCCGTGCTGGCCCATCCGATGCAGCTTAACTGCGCCAACAGCGCCCAACTCGAACGCATCGTTCACGACCTCAAGGACAGTGGCCTGGACGCCATCGAGGCTTACCACAGCCAGCACAGCCCCGAGCAGACGCGAGCCTTCATGAAAATGGCTAAGCGATTCGGCCTGGCCGTGACCGGCGGCAGCGACTTCCACGGCGCCCCGAAGCCCGACGTATCCATCGGCCGCCCCCGCGTACCCCTGGCGGCGTTAGAGGAGACATTCCTGACCCGACTTTTCGCGCGGTCATGA
- a CDS encoding glycosyltransferase family 2 protein: MISLIIPLYREEQGLDATVAAARKALGALAQSCEIILVDDGSDDGTWDAIARHAAAGGVRGLRLSRNFGKEAAICAGLEASRAQAAIIMDGDLQHPPELIVQMVELWRGGKADIVEAVKPRRPREPLTARLGSMVFYRLLRRLSGFDLTGASDFKLLDQRVCEAYRRMGERALFFRGMIAWLGFRRVQIPFEVPDRPNGRSKWRFGALWSLATTGLTAFSSSALRIVNWLAAVFLVLAVVLGVRALWVFFTGQPGAGITTVIILQLLTGGFVLLGLGIIGEYIARIYEEVKARPRYVVAERTGSNE, encoded by the coding sequence GTGATCTCCCTCATCATCCCCCTTTATCGGGAGGAGCAGGGGCTCGACGCGACCGTCGCGGCCGCCCGCAAAGCCTTGGGCGCGCTCGCGCAGTCGTGTGAGATTATCCTCGTCGACGACGGCAGCGACGACGGCACCTGGGACGCCATCGCCCGCCATGCCGCCGCCGGCGGCGTGCGCGGGCTCAGGCTCAGCCGCAACTTTGGCAAAGAAGCCGCCATCTGCGCCGGACTGGAAGCGTCCCGAGCTCAAGCCGCCATCATCATGGACGGCGACCTCCAGCACCCGCCGGAGTTGATCGTCCAGATGGTCGAACTCTGGCGCGGCGGCAAAGCGGATATCGTTGAGGCCGTCAAGCCCCGCCGCCCGCGCGAACCGCTCACGGCGCGGCTGGGCAGCATGGTTTTCTACCGCCTGCTGCGCCGCCTCTCGGGGTTCGACCTGACCGGCGCGTCCGACTTCAAGCTGCTCGACCAGCGCGTGTGCGAGGCCTATCGCCGCATGGGCGAACGAGCGCTGTTCTTCCGCGGGATGATCGCCTGGCTGGGGTTCCGCCGCGTCCAGATTCCCTTTGAAGTGCCCGACCGCCCCAACGGCCGTTCCAAGTGGCGATTTGGCGCCCTGTGGTCGCTGGCGACCACCGGGTTGACGGCCTTCTCGTCATCGGCCTTGCGCATCGTCAACTGGTTAGCCGCGGTCTTCCTGGTGCTGGCGGTGGTGCTGGGCGTGCGGGCGTTGTGGGTCTTCTTCACCGGCCAGCCCGGGGCGGGCATCACCACGGTGATTATCCTGCAACTGCTGACGGGGGGATTTGTGCTGCTGGGCCTGGGGATCATCGGCGAGTACATCGCCCGCATCTACGAAGAAGTCAAAGCCCGCCCTCGCTACGTCGTGGCCGAAAGAACGGGTTCAAACGAATAA
- a CDS encoding nucleoside-diphosphate sugar epimerase/dehydratase, translating to MVEPAVQSLIGPQASPSDEPKLTPAEAFVLRHRAAVSIIVHVVLFAVALLVAYGIRFEGSSRSEELPWFHLYIHWLPVFMVIKLLVFGKMKLFHSNWRYSSIRDIVNILLGSWIALAILFIFALLFFYLPTYFGREPLFYYKEGPVKYYQTSILLLDFLATVFLVATARLAFRLYREELRPVAAEGLRRVLIIGAGNAAEAIIREINRMRVERYRVIGMVDDDPRKSSLTLHGVGVLGTTEDIREICEQRKIDEILIAIPSATRKQLSKVIEYCSGTKLTFKTLPGLQDLIDGRVATSQMRPVDINDLLGRDVVRLDDAAVANYLRGRRLLITGAGGSIGSEMCRQVCRYQPASLILLEQAENPLFDIENELAEKFPTIPLTPVICDVYDRQNVMAVWNRFRPEVVIHAAAHKHVPLMERNPWEAIKNNVLGTRNVADASVESGVKEFVLISTDKAVNPSSVMGVTKRVAEIYTQSLNNRPLCKTQFKAVRFGNVLGSAGSVVPTFRKQIAAGGPVRVTHPEMTRYFMTIPEASQLVLQAAATGTGGQIYLLDMGEPVKIVDLARQMITLSGFRPGEDIDIVFSGVRPGEKMFEELRTTGEDVETTCHPKISIWRCRSAQWEAAQAAVERLALLQHNHQRQPIIDALRQIVPEYTPLNPPASEKNEQSPPASEPL from the coding sequence ATGGTTGAACCAGCCGTACAATCTCTGATCGGACCACAAGCCTCACCCAGCGACGAGCCCAAGCTGACGCCCGCTGAAGCCTTTGTGCTTCGCCACCGTGCGGCCGTCAGCATCATCGTACACGTGGTGCTCTTTGCCGTGGCGCTGCTGGTCGCTTACGGGATTCGATTCGAGGGCAGCAGCCGCTCGGAGGAACTGCCCTGGTTCCATCTCTACATCCACTGGCTGCCGGTGTTCATGGTCATCAAGCTGCTGGTCTTCGGCAAGATGAAGCTGTTCCACAGCAACTGGCGATATTCGAGCATTCGCGATATCGTCAACATCCTGCTGGGCAGTTGGATCGCCCTGGCGATTCTGTTCATCTTCGCCCTGCTGTTCTTCTACCTGCCCACGTATTTCGGCCGCGAACCGCTGTTCTACTACAAGGAAGGCCCTGTCAAGTACTACCAGACCAGCATTCTGCTGCTGGACTTCCTGGCGACGGTCTTCCTGGTCGCCACGGCCCGGCTGGCGTTTCGCCTGTATCGTGAGGAGCTGCGTCCGGTGGCGGCCGAGGGTCTGCGGCGCGTGCTGATCATCGGGGCCGGAAACGCCGCCGAGGCGATCATCCGCGAGATCAACCGCATGCGCGTCGAGCGCTACCGCGTCATCGGCATGGTCGACGACGACCCCCGCAAGAGCAGCCTGACGCTCCACGGCGTTGGGGTGCTGGGAACCACTGAAGACATCCGCGAGATCTGCGAGCAGCGAAAGATCGACGAGATCCTCATCGCCATCCCCTCGGCCACGCGAAAGCAGCTGTCCAAGGTCATCGAGTACTGCAGCGGCACCAAGCTGACCTTCAAGACGCTGCCGGGGCTGCAGGACCTCATCGACGGGCGCGTCGCCACGTCGCAGATGAGGCCCGTCGACATCAACGACCTGCTCGGGCGCGACGTCGTGCGCCTCGATGACGCGGCCGTGGCCAACTACCTCCGCGGGCGGCGCCTGCTCATCACCGGCGCCGGCGGAAGCATCGGCTCGGAAATGTGCCGCCAGGTCTGCCGTTACCAGCCCGCATCGCTGATCCTGCTTGAGCAGGCGGAAAACCCCCTGTTCGATATCGAGAACGAACTGGCCGAAAAGTTCCCCACCATCCCCCTGACGCCAGTCATCTGCGACGTGTACGACCGCCAGAACGTGATGGCCGTGTGGAACCGCTTCCGCCCCGAGGTCGTCATCCACGCCGCCGCCCACAAGCACGTCCCCCTGATGGAACGCAACCCCTGGGAAGCCATCAAGAACAACGTCCTGGGGACCCGCAATGTCGCTGACGCCTCCGTCGAATCCGGCGTCAAGGAGTTCGTCCTGATCTCCACCGATAAGGCCGTCAACCCCTCCTCCGTCATGGGCGTGACCAAACGCGTAGCCGAAATCTACACGCAGTCGCTCAACAACCGCCCGCTGTGCAAGACGCAGTTCAAGGCCGTCCGCTTCGGCAACGTGCTGGGCTCGGCCGGATCGGTCGTGCCGACCTTCCGCAAGCAGATCGCCGCCGGCGGTCCGGTGCGGGTGACGCACCCGGAGATGACGCGGTATTTCATGACGATCCCCGAGGCGTCGCAACTGGTGCTGCAGGCCGCCGCCACCGGAACCGGCGGGCAGATCTACCTGCTGGACATGGGCGAGCCGGTCAAGATCGTGGATCTGGCGCGGCAGATGATCACGCTGAGCGGGTTCCGCCCCGGCGAAGATATCGACATCGTCTTCAGCGGCGTGCGCCCCGGCGAGAAGATGTTCGAAGAGCTTCGCACCACCGGCGAGGATGTCGAGACCACCTGCCATCCCAAGATCAGCATCTGGCGCTGCCGCTCCGCCCAATGGGAAGCGGCCCAGGCCGCCGTCGAACGCCTCGCCCTGCTGCAACACAACCACCAGCGCCAGCCGATCATCGACGCCCTGAGGCAGATCGTCCCCGAATACACCCCGCTCAACCCGCCGGCGAGCGAGAAGAATGAGCAGTCCCCCCCGGCCAGCGAGCCTCTTTGA